Below is a genomic region from Parageobacillus toebii NBRC 107807.
TGGATCGAAATGTAGAAATTGTTGAAGTTGATGGGAAAGAAATCGTGAAAATTTATGTTCCAAGAGCTTCACGTGAGGACAAGCCAATTTATATTGGTCATAATCCTTTTACAGGTACATATCGCCGCAATTATGAAGGAGACTATAAATGTACAAAAGAAGAAGTACAGCGAATGATAGCGGACCAATCGCCAATTCCTCAAGACAGCAAAGTTCTTCCCAATTACGGTTTAAATGATTTGAATATGGAATCGGTGAGAAGTTATCGAAATCGCTTTTCTTCTTTGAAACCAGATCACCCTTGGAATGGTTTAGAACTGAAGGAATTTTTATATAAAATTGGAGCTTTGGGAAAGCTGCGCGAAACTAACGAGGAAGGGCTAACATTAGCCGGGTTACTCATGTTTGGGGAAGAGCGCAGCATTACAGAGTATTTACCGCAGTATTTTTTGGAATATCGGGAAAAGAGTTTGGATGTGCCCGGGGAGAGATGGACAGATCGGATTATTTCTTCCGACGGCACTTGGTCGGGGAATTTGTATGATTTTTATTTTAAAGTGATCCGCAGACTAACGGATGATTTAAACATTCCTTTTCAAATGGAGGGGCTTTTTCGCAAGGATGATACAAGGGTGCACGCTGCTCTTCGTGAGGCTTTAGTCAATACGTTGGCTCATGCCGATTACTACGGGCAACGCGGAATTGTTATCGAAAAGGAAAAGATGTTATTTCGATTTTCCAACCCGGGTGTTCTTCGGATTCCTTTGCAACAAGCACTGAAAGGTGGAATAAGTGATCCGAGAAATCCAACGATTTTTAAAATGTTTATGTTAATCGGACTTGGTGAACGGGCAGGGTCGGGGATTGAGAATATTCATTTGGCGTGGAAAGAACAACATTGGACTGCCCCGGAATTAATTGAAGAATTTCAGCCGGATCGCACGATTCTTACGTTGCGAACAACTTCATTATTACCGCAGGAAAGCGTCGATTTTCTAAAAGCAGTTCTTGGGAAACATTATAAGTTTTTAACCAATGATGAAGTATTAATTTTAGTGACGGCACATCAAGAAAATTATGTGACCAATACGAGATTGCAAAGCCTGACAGATAAAAAGAGTGATGAAATAAGCAAATTATTATCCGTACTGGTGGAAAAAGGATATTTAGAACCAAATGGACAAGGAAGAGGTACAAAATATACGCTAACGGAAATGTTTCATCAAAAGTCTATAGGGAACTCCAGATATAATCGGATAAGCTCCGGACCTAATGTTAATAACTCCGGACCTAACGCTGCTAACTCCGGACCTAACGAAAACGAACAAACAAAAGATCATGAAAAAGTGCTATTGGATATTTCTGAATTAGCAAGGAAGAAAAAGAGATTAAATCCTTCCGAAATGGATGAGATCATTTTAAATCTTTGTGCAATTAAGCCGTTAACGCTCAAAGAATTAAGTCAATTACTGAATAGGCAGATGGATCCTCTTCGCAAAAAGTACATTTCACGATTGCTTAGGGAAGGAAAGTTAGAACTGCTATATCCGGAGCAAGTAAATCATCCGAAACAAGCATATATGACACGATCTCTTTTTAACCAGCATTAGGATGCTGGATTCCTAATGCTGGTTTATTGTTATTAGACAAATTTCCCTTCTCATATAGTTTTACAAAATATGATGGAGAGGGGTACGAATGAAGCTTGATGGGATTTGGATGGAATCCATTGAATTAGATAAAATTGTCCCCATATACGTTGAAAATGTTTCAAAAAGAGCAGTAGAGAAAATGGTCAAAATATTAGAGGGAGGGGATCAGTTAAGCAGCCATGTTATTGTTGAAAAGGATCGAACGGAAGATAAATATTGGTTAGTCGCGGGGTTTCCAGAATACTTAGCATATAAAAAAATGAATGAAATGCATAAAAGGTGCCCAAAAATATTTTGCGTTATTCAGCGATATTCGATGATGTATAAAAGTTTGTGTAAAACATTTTGCTAGAACAAAAGAAAAAAGGTAGGGTATTCTCTGATTGGACCAAAAATCTTAGAGAAAGGAGAACCCTACCTATGTCTAAAAGAAGTGTACCGAATGTCGACTGGGCAAATCAACTGGAAAGTGTTATTCGTCAATTTGTGAAAGAAAAATTAGAGCTGATTATGCGGGAAGAAATCAAACATTTCCTCGAAATCGAACAGGCTGGAACACCGAATAGGAGAAACGGCTGCTATCTCCGTTGTGTTCGGAAAAAAGATCAATTAGAAATGGCGGAGGATCTGAAACTCATTTATCGTTCTCCGAATAAAGAAATCGCATTGGAGATGTTTCAACAGTTTCAATCCAAATGGTCTCACAAATACCCAAGGGAAGTCCAATCGTGGGCAAATGAGTTGGATGTCCTCCTTACATTTATGGATGATCCAAGCAGTATTCGAAGTGTGATTTATACGACCAATGCCATCGAACGAACGATCAAGGAGATTCGGAAACGTCTAAAGCCGATGAACAGTTTGAGCAGTTTAGAAGCCGCTGAAAAAGTCGTATATTTGACCATTCAAGATTTTAACGAGAAATGGGCAGGACGAAAGTTGCGAGGATTTGCCGAAGCACAGGAAGCCCTCGAGCGAATATTTGAAGAACGTTACAATTAACAAAATAATGTAAATATCAAACCAATACGATAAGGGGATTCTCCCTTTCCACACAAGAGACTGAATATTCAGTCCTTTGTGTGGAGGAAACTAGTCCCCTATCCATTCCAAATCCATTTCAGAGATACCCTATCTATCTTGCATTACACAAAATTCTTGACGGTACCCGATATTCATCCATATATTGTTTAATCATAATCCAATTCTTCCCTAAATAATTACCAATTGATATGGAATGGACTTATACGTATCAAAACTCCTTTTTCCTCATACATTGTGATAAGAGGGAAAAGGGGAGGAGATGTGCATGCGACAAGATGATTTGAAGGAGTTGGAACGGGCGATTGCGGAGATTACGGAAATCGCTGAAGGGTTTGGGCTTGATTTTTATCCGATGCGTTATGAAATTTGTCCAGCGGATATTATTTATACGTTTGGTGCGTATGGCATGCCAACGCGGTTTTCCCACTGGACTTTTGGCAAGCAGTTTCACAAAATGAAACTGCAATACGATTTAGGCTTAAGCAAAATTTACGAGCTAGTCATTAACTCTGACCCTTGTTACGCATTTTTATTGGATACAAATTCGCTGATTCAAAATAAATTGATCGTCGCACATGTATTAGCGCATAGTGACTTTTTCAAAAATAACGTTCGTTTCAGCAACACAAAGCGGGATATGGTCGAAAGCATGGCAGCAACCGCCGAGAGAATCAAACATTACGAACATCAATATGGAAAATTGGAAGTAGAAAAGTTTTTAGATGCGGTATTGGCGATTCAAGAGCATATCGATCCGTCACTGCTTCGTCCGAAATTATCATGGACTTTGGAAGATACGGAAGTATACGAAGAAGAAGAACCGCCAAAAATAGCGTCGCCATATGATGATTTATGGTCGCTCGATGAAAAAGATAAGCCGACTCCGCCACCGCGTAAAAAACGACGGAAATTCCCGCCGCAACCGGAAAAAGACGTATTATTATTTATTGAAGAATATAGCCGTGAGCTGGAAGAATGGCAACGCGATATTTTAACGATGATGCGCGAAGAAATGTTATACTTTTGGCCGCAGTTGGAGACGAAAATCATGAACGAAGGCTGGGCGACGTATTGGCATCAACGGATTTTACGGGAAATGGATTTAACGAGCGAAGAGGCGATTGAATTTGCGAAATTAAACGCCAATGTCGTGCAGCCATCTCGCACAGGGATTAATCCATATTATTTGGGGTTGAAAATTTTTGAAGATATTGAAGAACGTTGGAACAACCCAACGGAGGAAATGAAAAAACTTGGGGTGAAGCCAGGATCGGGACGCCAAAAAATTTTTGAAGTACGTGAACTCGAATCCGATATTTCGTTTTTACGAAATTATTTAACGAAAGAGTTAGTGATGCGCGAGGATATGTATTTATTTCAAAAACAAGGGAAAGAGTATAAAGTTGTTGATAAAAATTGGGAGCACATTCGCGATCAACTCGTCAGTATGCGTGTCAATGGCGGATTTCCATACATTACAGTAAATGATGGCGATTACATGCGCAATGGTGAATTATATTTAAAACATTGGTATGAAGGAATTGAATTAGATATTAAATATTTAGAAAAAGTTCTTCCGTACATTTATCAGTTATGGGGCCGCGCTGTTCATATGGAAACGGTCGTTGAAGAGAAGCCTGTATTATTTACGTATGATGGAAAAACAGTGCATCGAAAATATATATAATGAAAAGGAGCTGCTCATGGAGGCAGCTCATTTTTATGTGTTTGAACGTTATTTGTTTCTATGCATGAAGTAATTGCCGGGTTCTTGTTATTAATTCCATCGCTGTATTTGTTAATGCGATTGTTTTTATTCAACAAAAATATGTAAAAGGACAATTATAGGGAGAGCATAACATGCAAACATTTCTTATTATGTATGCGCCAATTCTTGTTGTGGAATTGTCTGTAGTTGCTGCGTTTTGGGCAGGATTGAAGGACGAACAAGTCGAGTAGGACTTCCTGATCGACATTTTTTATATTTGTTCGTTGACATGGATGGAAAAATCGATTACTATAAGAACTAGATTAAATACCCATACATGTATATGTAAATAAATAAATAAAAATATTTTATTTCGTAAAAACTATGATCGAGAAAAAGGAGGAATTTGTGATGAAAGTAGCGATTATCGCAGCTAACGGTGGTTTATTTGACGCATACAAAGTATTTAATATTGCCACAGCGGCAGCAGCATCTGAGGCGGAAGTAGGCATTTTTTTCACGTTTGAAGGGTTGAATCTCATTCATAAAGAAGCACATAAAAACTTACCGCTTCCAGAAGGAAAAGAGCATTTCCAAGAAGGATTTCAAAAAGCAAATGTTCCATCGATCGAAGAGCTTGTAAAAATGGCGCAAGAATTAGGTGTGAAACTAGTTGCGTGCCAAATGACGATGGATGTCATGGGCCTTGACAAAGATCAATTTGTCGATGGAATTGAAGTCGCTGGCGCTGCAACATTTCTAAACTTTGCAAAAGACGCCGACATTACGTTGACGTTCTAGTGGAGGGACGAAAATGAAACGAGTTACGGTATATACGACAACGACATGTCCGTATTGTGTAATGGTAAAAAACTTTTTACGTGAACAAGGCGTTCCGTTTGAAGAAGTCAACGTGCAACGGGATCCTGTCGCGGCTCGGAAACTTGTTGAAACAACAGGGCAAGTCGGAGTCCCGCAAATCGAAATCGATGGTCAATGGGTAATCGGATTTGATCCGGACGCCATCATGCAATTACTGCAACGTTAGCAAGATATGGGATGTCATTGCTGGAAAAGAACTTGTTCCAACAATGATTAACGGTAAGAAATGGTTCGTTCTTGATGTATGCAACAAAGAGATATTCAATGATTGAAAAATGGAAGGAAAGAAACATATACGATTGGAAGTATGTCAAACGGATATGGGAAAATTTCAAGCAGATAAAGAACAACAACGGGGAATGGAAATCGATCCAAACCGTTGTGCAATTTGCTAAAAATGCATCAGCAAGAAAAAGCTTCGGATTATGGATTCCGAAGCTTTTTGATTATAATAATCATTAAAAAAAGAATACAGGAGGATTTATGATGGCAGGGCATCGTTTTCATCCAGAAAAGGCGGAAAAATTATTAGATCCGAAGCGAAAAGAAATCATTGCTCCAGAACGGGCAATAGAGATATTGCAAATCGGAACGCAAGATGTCATCGTTGATTTGGGAGCTGGCAATGGGTATTTTACCGTGCCAATGGCGAAAATGACGAAAGAAAAAGTATATGCTGTCGATGTACAACAAGAAATGTTGGAATTTTTAAAGACACACGCAGAAAAAGAACAAGTGGACAATATTGAATATATACTTGAGGATGTATCGAATACGTCTTTGCCTTCACGATTGGCGGATAAGGGGCTCATGTCGTTCGTGTTTCATGAAGTAGATGATCATGACGCAGTGCTTGCTGAGATACAACGGGTGATGAAACCAAACGGAAAATTTCTGATCATTGAATGGGAAGCGGTAGAAAGCGAAATGGGGCCGCCGCTTCATGAGAGAATTCCTTCTCAGCAATTGCTAGAATATATGAAAACAAAACACCATAACGTAGAATTTGTATCATTTCATCCAACCGTATACGGTATATTGCTAACGTATTGAGTCAACAGTGGTTATCCCAATACATGTTGGGATGATGAACGATACATCATTTATCCACATATTGTTAAAATAAAACAGTTGCTAATATACCTATAAGGGTATATAATAAACACAGACAACAATGATGGAGCGAGGTGATCGCTATATTGTATATCATCAGCCTGATTATTTTCAGTTTATTATTCATAGCATTGTATCGCCGTTATTATCCGGTAAGCGGTGTTCCATGCATAGATATAGCCGATAAACGAATCAAGGATATGGTTGTGTTAGATATTCGTGATTATAACGAAACAACAGAACCGCCTATTGCTAATTCTCTTCATATTCCGTATGCTTATTTAAAACGGCATTTTTCTAATATTCCGAGTAAATCGCTTCATATTATTGCAAACGATGAAATCGAAAAAAATTTAGGCGTACGTTTTTTACGACGCCGCGGTTTTGACGTACAAAGCTATTCAATCATCCATTGTCCTTGTCGAGAAAGGGGAAATGAAAAATGGAATACAATAAAGAAATCAAAAACCGCTTAAGACGGATTGAGGGACAAGTGAAAGGCGTTCTTAGCATGATGGAACAAGGAAAAGACTGCAAAAGCGTTGTCGCGCAATTATCGGCGGCACGCAATGCGATTGATCGCGCCATTGCGGTCATTGTAAGTACCAATTTAGAAAATTGTCTGCGCGAAAGCATGGAAAAAGGAGAAAAAACGGAACATTTAGTCAAAGAAGCGGTAGAGCTATTAGTAAAAAGCAGATAAGTCAACTCTTGAAAAAAGGGTTGACACACTCTTTTACACATATTAATATACCTATAGGGGTAATGGTAAAATAATAAGGAGGTTATCCATCATGAATGTAAATAAAGTATTAGATGCGAAAGGATTAGCTTGTCCAATGCCGGTTGTAAGAGCGAAAAAAGCGATGGATGAATTAACATCAGGGCAAGTGCTCGAAGTGCAAACAACGGATAAAGGATCAAAAAACGACTTGCCGGCATGGGCAAAAGCAAGCGGCCATACGGTTATTGATATGAAAGAGGAAAATGGCGTATTGACGTTTTGGATTCAAAAAGGGTAATTTTTTAGCGTTTTATATACGTATATGAGTATATGTATAAGAAAGGAGGAACTTAATGTCGCAACAAAAGAAAAAAACAACGATTATTTTATTTAGCGGCGACTACGATAAAGCGATGGCGGCGTACATCATCGCGAATGGTGCCGCCGCTTATGACCATGACGTCACGATTTTCCATACGTTTTGGGGATTGAACGCATTGCGAAAAGATGCGCATATTCCGGTGAAAAAAGGGTTTTTGGAAAAAATGTTTGCCAAAATGATGCCGCGCGGAGCGGATCGCATGGGACTTTCACGCATGAACTTTGGCGGCCTCGGACCAAAATTAATCAAACACGTTATAAAAAAGCATAACGCGATGCCGCTGCCACAATTAATCGAAATGGCAAAAGAACAGGGGGTTAAATTAGTCGCGTGTCAAATGACCGTTGATTTATTAGGATTAAAGCCAGAAGAATTGATCGATGGCATTGAGTTTGCTGGAGTGGCAACGTATTTGGCGGATGCGTCAGAAGGGAACATAAACTTATTCATTTAAAGGTGATTACGAATGACACAAACAGTAATGAATATCGTTTTATTCCTATTGTTTGTTTGGTTTATTGCAATCCGCGTCATTCCACCGCGTGGAGTACGGATGATTACAACAGCAGAGCTAAAGAAAGAATTAGGAAAAAAAGATGTGCAGTATGTGGATGTACGTACTCCCGCGGAGTTCCGCGCGAATCATATTCGCGGATTTAAAAATATTCCCCTTCATGAACTGCCAAAACGTGCCAACGAATTATCCAAGGAAAAAGAAGTGATTGTGATTTGCCAAAGCGGAATGCGAAGTACAAAAGCCAGCAGACTATTGAAGAAACTTGGATTCCAATACGTAACAAACGTAAAAGGCGGAATGAACGCTTGGTCATAAAAAAAGGAGGGGATCGTTGATGAAACAATTAACGGCAAAAGAAGTTGAAAAACTTCTTCAAGAAGGAAAACAACTGAACATTATCGATGTTCGTGAAGTGGATGAAGTAGCGGCTGGGAAAATTCCTGGTGCGATTAATATTCCGTTAGGATTGCTCGAATTTCGCATGAATGAGCTAGATAAAAATAAGGAATATATCCTTGTTTGCCGTTCGGGTGGAAGAAGCGGGCGCGCAGCTCAACTGCTGGAAAGTCATGGATATCATGTGATCAATATGACTGGCGGCATGTTGGAATGGGAAGGACCTGTTGAATAAATAAAACGGCAAAAGGAGGAATGCAGCATGATTCGTGTAGATATGACAGTCGATGCAAAGGGATTATCTTGTCCAATGCCAATTGTAAAAACAAAAAAAGCGATCAATGACTTGCAACCGG
It encodes:
- a CDS encoding RNA-binding domain-containing protein; this encodes MDAKDLLRIIDDGENAELECKAAKGGLPKDVWETYSAFANTNGGIILLGVEQKGQEFFPVHVDAKKLVKDFWDGINNPQRISKNILVDRNVEIVEVDGKEIVKIYVPRASREDKPIYIGHNPFTGTYRRNYEGDYKCTKEEVQRMIADQSPIPQDSKVLPNYGLNDLNMESVRSYRNRFSSLKPDHPWNGLELKEFLYKIGALGKLRETNEEGLTLAGLLMFGEERSITEYLPQYFLEYREKSLDVPGERWTDRIISSDGTWSGNLYDFYFKVIRRLTDDLNIPFQMEGLFRKDDTRVHAALREALVNTLAHADYYGQRGIVIEKEKMLFRFSNPGVLRIPLQQALKGGISDPRNPTIFKMFMLIGLGERAGSGIENIHLAWKEQHWTAPELIEEFQPDRTILTLRTTSLLPQESVDFLKAVLGKHYKFLTNDEVLILVTAHQENYVTNTRLQSLTDKKSDEISKLLSVLVEKGYLEPNGQGRGTKYTLTEMFHQKSIGNSRYNRISSGPNVNNSGPNAANSGPNENEQTKDHEKVLLDISELARKKKRLNPSEMDEIILNLCAIKPLTLKELSQLLNRQMDPLRKKYISRLLREGKLELLYPEQVNHPKQAYMTRSLFNQH
- a CDS encoding transposase, encoding MSKRSVPNVDWANQLESVIRQFVKEKLELIMREEIKHFLEIEQAGTPNRRNGCYLRCVRKKDQLEMAEDLKLIYRSPNKEIALEMFQQFQSKWSHKYPREVQSWANELDVLLTFMDDPSSIRSVIYTTNAIERTIKEIRKRLKPMNSLSSLEAAEKVVYLTIQDFNEKWAGRKLRGFAEAQEALERIFEERYN
- a CDS encoding SpoVR family protein, with amino-acid sequence MRQDDLKELERAIAEITEIAEGFGLDFYPMRYEICPADIIYTFGAYGMPTRFSHWTFGKQFHKMKLQYDLGLSKIYELVINSDPCYAFLLDTNSLIQNKLIVAHVLAHSDFFKNNVRFSNTKRDMVESMAATAERIKHYEHQYGKLEVEKFLDAVLAIQEHIDPSLLRPKLSWTLEDTEVYEEEEPPKIASPYDDLWSLDEKDKPTPPPRKKRRKFPPQPEKDVLLFIEEYSRELEEWQRDILTMMREEMLYFWPQLETKIMNEGWATYWHQRILREMDLTSEEAIEFAKLNANVVQPSRTGINPYYLGLKIFEDIEERWNNPTEEMKKLGVKPGSGRQKIFEVRELESDISFLRNYLTKELVMREDMYLFQKQGKEYKVVDKNWEHIRDQLVSMRVNGGFPYITVNDGDYMRNGELYLKHWYEGIELDIKYLEKVLPYIYQLWGRAVHMETVVEEKPVLFTYDGKTVHRKYI
- the cydS gene encoding cytochrome bd oxidase small subunit CydS — translated: MQTFLIMYAPILVVELSVVAAFWAGLKDEQVE
- a CDS encoding DsrE/DsrF/DrsH-like family protein, whose protein sequence is MKVAIIAANGGLFDAYKVFNIATAAAASEAEVGIFFTFEGLNLIHKEAHKNLPLPEGKEHFQEGFQKANVPSIEELVKMAQELGVKLVACQMTMDVMGLDKDQFVDGIEVAGAATFLNFAKDADITLTF
- a CDS encoding glutaredoxin family protein, producing the protein MKRVTVYTTTTCPYCVMVKNFLREQGVPFEEVNVQRDPVAARKLVETTGQVGVPQIEIDGQWVIGFDPDAIMQLLQR
- a CDS encoding class I SAM-dependent methyltransferase, with amino-acid sequence MAGHRFHPEKAEKLLDPKRKEIIAPERAIEILQIGTQDVIVDLGAGNGYFTVPMAKMTKEKVYAVDVQQEMLEFLKTHAEKEQVDNIEYILEDVSNTSLPSRLADKGLMSFVFHEVDDHDAVLAEIQRVMKPNGKFLIIEWEAVESEMGPPLHERIPSQQLLEYMKTKHHNVEFVSFHPTVYGILLTY
- a CDS encoding sulfurtransferase; its protein translation is MYIISLIIFSLLFIALYRRYYPVSGVPCIDIADKRIKDMVVLDIRDYNETTEPPIANSLHIPYAYLKRHFSNIPSKSLHIIANDEIEKNLGVRFLRRRGFDVQSYSIIHCPCRERGNEKWNTIKKSKTA
- a CDS encoding metal-sensitive transcriptional regulator, which gives rise to MEYNKEIKNRLRRIEGQVKGVLSMMEQGKDCKSVVAQLSAARNAIDRAIAVIVSTNLENCLRESMEKGEKTEHLVKEAVELLVKSR
- a CDS encoding sulfurtransferase TusA family protein, with the translated sequence MNVNKVLDAKGLACPMPVVRAKKAMDELTSGQVLEVQTTDKGSKNDLPAWAKASGHTVIDMKEENGVLTFWIQKG
- a CDS encoding DsrE/DsrF/DrsH-like family protein encodes the protein MSQQKKKTTIILFSGDYDKAMAAYIIANGAAAYDHDVTIFHTFWGLNALRKDAHIPVKKGFLEKMFAKMMPRGADRMGLSRMNFGGLGPKLIKHVIKKHNAMPLPQLIEMAKEQGVKLVACQMTVDLLGLKPEELIDGIEFAGVATYLADASEGNINLFI
- a CDS encoding rhodanese-like domain-containing protein, producing the protein MTQTVMNIVLFLLFVWFIAIRVIPPRGVRMITTAELKKELGKKDVQYVDVRTPAEFRANHIRGFKNIPLHELPKRANELSKEKEVIVICQSGMRSTKASRLLKKLGFQYVTNVKGGMNAWS
- a CDS encoding rhodanese-like domain-containing protein; this encodes MKQLTAKEVEKLLQEGKQLNIIDVREVDEVAAGKIPGAINIPLGLLEFRMNELDKNKEYILVCRSGGRSGRAAQLLESHGYHVINMTGGMLEWEGPVE